GTACTTCGGATGAATACCTTCTTTCACTATTCACACCTCTTTCTTATCTATCATACCAAACCTATGCTAAGATAGTATAGCATAGTGCCCCATGAAATGCAAGGACATAAATTTACAAATTTTACGTCCCCTGTCCCGGACCTTATCTCCCATCCGGCCAAAGAAGCACGGCCTTTCCGGCCTCGCGGCTTTTCGCCACGTCGATAACCCGCTGGTTCGATGAGCCGCGGAAATACAATCCCGGGTCCTTCAGGGCGTCGACGAAGGGGCCGTCGACGAGGACATCGCAGGCCTCCAGCAGAGCTTTCCGAGCCGGCTGGGCCAGGATTTCTTCGTACAAAAATCCCGAATATACCCAGATGCTTTTTTCCGGCACGGCACGGCGAACGACCTGCACCAGCTCCAGCAGGTCTTCGGCATTTTCCATCGGCTCTCCGCCGAGAAGGGTCAGCCCGCTGTTCGTATCGTCCTGCAGATAGGATATGAGCCGTTCTGTTTCAGCCGCCGTCCATTCGCTGCCGGCGTTAAAATCCTGATATTCTTCATTGAAGCAGTTGACGCAGTGCCGGCTGCAGCCCGTCACAAATACGGTCGCCCGTATGCCCGGACCGTTAGCGATGTCGTACTGCCTGATTTGTCCATATCTCATGACCCGGCCTCCTAGATATGCAGGACGCGGTTCTTAATTTCCTGCGTTCGCCCTTCGTTCCAGAAATTTTCTCCCAAATAACCGCAGGTCCGCCGGATAACCGTCAGCTTGGAGCGATCCCTGTTATGGCAGCGCGGGCATTCCCACTCGTTGTCGCCGTTGAGGACGATTTCCCCGTCAAAGCCACATTCGTGGCAGTAATCCAGCTTCGTGTTGAACTCGGCGTAAGTAATACGGTCGTAAATATATTGGATCATCGTCAGGACGGCAGGAATATTATGGGCCATGTTCGGGATTTCCGCATAGCTGATGCAGCCCCCTGTCGATTTATCTTCAAATTCCGCTTCAAATGCAAATTTGTCGAAGACGTTGATAGGCTCGCGGACGTCGACGTGGTAGCTGTTCGTATAGTACCCCTTGTCGGTCACGTCCTTAATGACGCCGAAACGGGCCGTATCGATTTTGCAGAAACGGTTCGTCAGGTTTTCCGCCGGCGTGCCGTACAGGGCGAAGCCGATGTTCGTTTCTTCCTTCCACCGCTTGATGTGGGCGTTGAATTCGTCCATGATGCGGTGGGCAAACCGCTTCCCTTCCGGAGCCGTATGGGAGCAGCCCTTCGTGAGAAGCGTCGCTTCATATATGCCGATATATCCCAGGGATAAGGTCGCATAGCCGCCGTACATAAATTTCTCAATCGACTCGCCCGGCTTGAGGCGTGCGATGGCTCCGTACTGCCAGTGGACGGGCGACACGTCAGACGTGATCTTTTTGAGCAGCTCTACGCGCAGCAGCAGGGCCTTTTTGCAAAGCTCCAGCCGCTTATGGAGAATCTGGAAAAACTTGTCTTCGTCGCCGTCGGCCAGAATGCCGATTTGCGGCAGGTTAATCGACACGACGCCCATGTTGAAGCGGCCGTCAAATTTATACTTGCCGTTTTCGTCTTTCCAGGGGCTCAGAAAAGAGCGACAGCCCATGGGGCTGAACACGTTGC
This region of Megasphaera stantonii genomic DNA includes:
- the nrdG gene encoding anaerobic ribonucleoside-triphosphate reductase activating protein, which translates into the protein MRYGQIRQYDIANGPGIRATVFVTGCSRHCVNCFNEEYQDFNAGSEWTAAETERLISYLQDDTNSGLTLLGGEPMENAEDLLELVQVVRRAVPEKSIWVYSGFLYEEILAQPARKALLEACDVLVDGPFVDALKDPGLYFRGSSNQRVIDVAKSREAGKAVLLWPDGR